A region of Bacillus rossius redtenbacheri isolate Brsri chromosome 2, Brsri_v3, whole genome shotgun sequence DNA encodes the following proteins:
- the LOC134529240 gene encoding putative nuclease HARBI1, which translates to MAVNRHVFDRDFNEFIVYARDNPYAPAPRRYLRDVDNPLEFYSNSEFFRRFRFSKETVTDVIVPLVTQDNGENRGLPVPTIIKVTTALRFYGSNSFQIVCGDLNHLNQSTVSRIVKVVSQELAAHLQQYVHFPGVPQLRENTLRFFEVGGFPGVSGCIDCTHVGISSPGGQFAELYRNRKQYMSLNVQVVSGPNLEILDVVTRWPGSTHDSRIFNNSRVMVRFETKTLPGHLLGDNGYPQLEFLYTPLLAPVTPADIQYNTAHKKTRNLVERLFGVWKRRFACLGHRLRTKLQTSSTVILACAVLHNVAVRRGEPLPPPGDENHLPAVPVANLQPRNNRGAVIRRQFIERHFN; encoded by the exons ATGGCGGTAAACAGGCATGTATTTGATAgggattttaatgaatttattgtgTATGCGAGGGATAATCCTTATGCACCTGCGCCTAGAAGATATTTAAGGGATGTGGATAATCCTTTAGAATTTTACAGCAACAGTGAGTTTTTCAGACGGTTTCGTTTTTCAAAGGAAACCGTCACCGATGTTATTGTTCCACTTGTAACCCAAGACAACGGTGAAAATCGTGGCCTGCCGGTTCCAACAATCATCAAAGTAACTACTGCTTTGCGATTTTATGGGAGCAACAGTTTtcag attgtcTGTGGTGATCTGAACCACCTGAATCAGTCTACTGTGAGCAGAATCGTGAAG gtGGTATCTCAAGAACTGGCTGCACATTTGCAGCAGTATGTGCATTTCCCAGGGGTTCCACAACTAAGGGAAAACACACTGAGGTTTTTTGAGGTGGGTGGCTTCCCAGGAGTGAGTGGCTGTATTGACTGCACTCACGTGGGAATAAGCAGCCCAGGAGGTCAGTTCGCAGAACTCTATCGAAACCGCAAGCAGTACATGTCGCTGAATGTCCAG gttgtTAGTGGACCGAATTTGGAGATCCTGGATGTAGTCACAAGATGGCCTGGCAGTACCCATGACTCTCGTATCTTCAACAACAGTAGAGTCATGGTTCGTTTTGAAACGAAGACTCTGCCTGGACATCTTCTGGGAGATAATGGATATCCTCAGTTGGAATTTTTGTACACTCCATTATTGGCCCCAGTAACTCCTGCAGATATCCAATACAACACTGCTCACAAGAAAACAAGGAATCTGGTGGAACGATTGTTTGGTGTTTGGAAGCGAAGATTCGCATGCCTTGGGCATCGGCTGCGAACAAAGCTCCAAACATCAAGCACAGTAATTCTTGCTTGTGCTGTGCTGCACAACGTGGCAGTGCGACGTGGAGAGCCTCTGCCACCTCCAGGTGATGAGAACCATCTGCCTGCAGTGCCTGTGGCAAATTTACAGCCACGCAACAACCGCGGAGCAGTAATCCGAAGACAGTTTATAGAGCGTCATTTTAATTAG